In a single window of the Nocardioides massiliensis genome:
- a CDS encoding VOC family protein, with amino-acid sequence MNRQPPVIRSLGYLRVQTADVPRWRDLTVDALGMQETTGPHADGLYLRVDEREARLVVLPGSDDRVLGVGWEVRDQYGLAEVERTVEAAGISVRRLSLEECEERRIEAAIGFTDPAGTPVEVFFGPVLDHSPLRTAHGQRFVTGEQGLGHIVLPTPRQQETVDFYCDVLGFLPRGAMKLGGPGAEGPPRRIRFLGINQRHHTLAVCPAPHADPPGMVHLMVEVDSLDAVGRALDKVNAAGFSLSSTLGRHTNDKMVSFYVRAPGGWDIEYGTEGMRVDETYYTAEEITADSYWGHDWSGSEPLAAFSMKA; translated from the coding sequence ATGAATCGTCAGCCCCCTGTCATCCGTTCGCTCGGCTACCTGCGTGTGCAGACCGCCGACGTCCCCCGCTGGCGGGACCTGACGGTCGACGCGCTCGGGATGCAGGAGACCACCGGACCCCACGCCGATGGGCTCTACCTGCGGGTGGACGAGCGCGAGGCCCGCCTCGTCGTCCTCCCGGGCAGCGACGACCGCGTCCTCGGCGTCGGCTGGGAGGTCCGTGACCAGTACGGCCTCGCCGAGGTCGAGCGCACGGTCGAGGCCGCTGGGATCAGCGTCCGCCGGCTCTCGCTCGAGGAGTGCGAGGAGCGGCGCATCGAGGCCGCGATCGGGTTCACCGACCCCGCGGGCACGCCGGTGGAGGTGTTCTTCGGCCCGGTCCTCGACCACAGCCCGCTGCGCACCGCGCACGGCCAGCGGTTCGTCACCGGCGAGCAGGGTCTCGGTCACATCGTCCTCCCGACACCGCGGCAGCAGGAGACGGTCGACTTCTACTGCGACGTGCTCGGCTTCCTTCCGCGCGGGGCGATGAAGCTCGGTGGTCCGGGGGCGGAGGGCCCGCCGCGGCGGATCCGGTTCCTCGGCATCAACCAGCGTCACCACACGCTCGCCGTGTGCCCCGCGCCGCACGCTGACCCCCCGGGGATGGTGCACCTGATGGTCGAGGTCGACAGCCTCGATGCCGTGGGTCGTGCCCTCGACAAGGTCAACGCCGCGGGGTTCTCGCTGTCGTCGACGCTCGGCCGGCACACCAACGACAAGATGGTCAGCTTCTACGTCCGCGCCCCCGGCGGGTGGGACATCGAGTACGGCACCGAGGGCATGCGGGTCGACGAGACCTACTACACGGCCGAGGAGATCACGGCCGACAGCTACTGGGGCCACGACTGGTCGGGCTCCGAGCCGCTCGCGGCCTTCTCGATGAAGGCCTGA